The proteins below are encoded in one region of Ephemeroptericola cinctiostellae:
- the tolQ gene encoding protein TolQ encodes MTNFSALSSLVSNASLFVQGLMLLLLIISLMSWFYIFRKYMLLKQARQQTETFETEFYKTTSLSNLHQGTLANRHTIGGMERIFSAGMQSFADISAQNKPAPEKLEYAQRAMKAAYQREIDQLEAHLPFLASIGSVSPYIGLLGTVWGIMNAFIGLSTTQQSTLASVAPGIAEALIATALGLFAAIPAVLAYNRYVAEVDRLSLRYESFIDDFSNTLQARGAA; translated from the coding sequence ATGACCAATTTTTCCGCATTATCCTCTCTCGTCAGCAATGCCAGCCTGTTTGTTCAAGGTTTGATGTTACTGTTACTCATCATCTCCCTGATGTCATGGTTTTATATTTTTCGCAAATACATGCTGTTGAAACAAGCCCGCCAACAAACAGAAACCTTTGAAACTGAATTTTACAAAACCACATCATTAAGTAACCTGCACCAAGGCACGCTCGCCAATCGCCACACCATCGGTGGCATGGAACGTATTTTTTCCGCAGGCATGCAAAGTTTCGCCGACATCAGCGCACAAAACAAACCCGCTCCTGAAAAATTAGAATACGCCCAACGCGCCATGAAAGCCGCCTATCAACGAGAAATCGATCAGCTTGAAGCACATTTACCTTTCCTGGCTTCAATTGGCTCCGTCTCACCTTACATCGGTTTACTCGGCACGGTTTGGGGCATCATGAATGCATTCATTGGCCTGTCCACCACTCAGCAATCCACATTGGCCAGCGTTGCCCCGGGTATTGCCGAAGCCTTGATCGCCACCGCTTTGGGCTTATTCGCGGCCATCCCTGCTGTACTTGCATACAACCGTTATGTCGCTGAAGTCGATCGTTTATCGTTGCGCTATGAAAGCTTCATTGACGATTTTTCAAACACATTACAAGCACGAGGTGCAGCATGA